A genomic segment from Nitratiruptor sp. YY08-10 encodes:
- a CDS encoding potassium channel family protein — MVLRRLKIELNLSTLYILLYTIFLFIASFLMELLEPKTYKNFFDGLWWSIVTATTVGYGDVVPHSAAGKIVAIIIIVGGVIAVAAFTATMTSKLVALTISSKKEYEMLDSLNKHLVICGFKTPRIEVLQSFKAHYGENIVIVYPELVPELKNLLEEHHLKWAQGEYNDEAVLKEAHIERADKVMILNMHDEFADARVLETVILIRSLNPHVYITAEIIDPKYENYLIKSKCNEIIMSEEYNRFLLSKSVTEPGMSKVIRKLLRTQNIHIQTKHSYEGVSYKEAFEDSLQKGEILIGIVKNYITESELKKIVLKKLQFGGDVEKYKKLLTKIKKNQVEMEVVINPDDNLVIPEFAALIVMERKHEKSAV, encoded by the coding sequence ATGGTTTTGAGAAGATTAAAAATAGAACTTAATTTATCAACACTCTATATCCTTCTTTATACCATCTTTTTATTTATTGCATCTTTTTTGATGGAGTTGCTTGAGCCTAAAACCTATAAAAATTTTTTTGATGGTTTATGGTGGTCTATTGTTACGGCTACTACCGTGGGATATGGTGATGTGGTGCCCCATAGTGCAGCTGGAAAAATAGTAGCGATTATCATTATTGTAGGTGGTGTCATTGCAGTTGCTGCATTTACAGCGACAATGACGAGCAAACTTGTAGCCCTGACAATCTCTTCAAAAAAGGAATATGAGATGTTAGATTCACTGAACAAGCACCTTGTGATCTGCGGTTTTAAAACGCCTCGTATAGAGGTTTTACAAAGTTTTAAAGCCCATTATGGGGAGAATATCGTAATCGTTTATCCTGAACTTGTACCAGAACTGAAAAATCTTCTTGAAGAGCATCATCTCAAATGGGCGCAAGGGGAATACAACGATGAAGCGGTTTTGAAAGAGGCGCATATCGAAAGAGCCGATAAAGTGATGATACTCAATATGCATGATGAGTTTGCCGATGCAAGGGTGCTGGAAACGGTCATTTTGATTCGTTCCTTAAATCCACATGTCTATATCACAGCAGAAATCATCGATCCAAAGTATGAAAACTATCTCATAAAAAGCAAATGCAACGAAATTATTATGAGCGAAGAGTATAACCGCTTTTTACTCTCAAAATCAGTGACTGAACCTGGAATGTCCAAGGTTATCAGAAAGCTGCTTAGAACACAAAATATCCATATCCAAACGAAACACTCCTATGAGGGAGTCTCTTATAAAGAGGCTTTTGAGGATAGCTTGCAAAAAGGGGAGATACTCATAGGCATCGTAAAAAACTATATAACAGAGAGTGAACTGAAAAAAATTGTCTTAAAAAAGCTGCAGTTTGGAGGGGATGTGGAAAAATATAAAAAGCTTCTCACAAAAATCAAAAAAAATCAGGTCGAGATGGAAGTGGTTATCAATCCTGACGATAATCTTGTTATTCCTGAGTTCGCAGCACTAATCGTAATGGAGAGAAAACATGAAAAATCCGCTGTTTGA
- a CDS encoding Crp/Fnr family transcriptional regulator yields MKNPLFEGLNEEEEQSFLSIFAKKEIKKGQAIKKEGDHLKKGFLLESGLLLVKKHSSDGEMEVATISDSSVFFSLTCLVDGGNSLTTVEAKKDSVILEVSQKDFFAFCQKNPEIGVKVLKNATLLLAKFLRNSDEKIVQMYKTLEEVL; encoded by the coding sequence ATGAAAAATCCGCTGTTTGAAGGTTTGAATGAAGAAGAGGAACAAAGCTTTTTGTCCATTTTTGCAAAAAAAGAGATTAAAAAAGGACAGGCGATCAAAAAAGAAGGAGACCATTTAAAAAAAGGGTTTTTGTTAGAAAGTGGTCTGCTTTTGGTAAAAAAACACTCTAGTGATGGAGAGATGGAGGTTGCAACAATCAGTGACAGCAGTGTCTTTTTTTCGCTGACCTGCCTTGTTGATGGAGGTAACAGTTTGACGACTGTAGAGGCTAAAAAAGATTCAGTGATTTTGGAAGTTTCTCAAAAGGATTTTTTTGCCTTTTGTCAAAAAAATCCAGAAATTGGTGTAAAGGTTTTGAAAAATGCTACGTTGCTTCTTGCTAAATTTTTAAGAAATAGCGATGAGAAAATTGTTCAGATGTATAAAACATTAGAAGAGGTGCTATGA
- a CDS encoding protoglobin domain-containing protein, with product MNAKIELIKEIYQLQDDDLKKRKEALQKIEPYVNEIMDKFYEKLLQKEEFTKFIPVERIPELKRKQIKFVAQLLSKPFDEELYNKIAKVAIAHYHIRLDPILLSYGYHLLSELILELSQKEPAILPYLKLIIKYLKVSEEIMKEEYFSQKTLAESPYRANDLFIAVNSLHMAYIRCKSSFEALKVDKEAKELFKKSLEELKEYKDVLEEAGFHLATIKRFCTQFSNEPNEKNLGALKNAIIKPLNNINVTAYLSLTSSLATMRAMTDIVYTRSIINDTKLTIETVQHNMYKLLSENYGWAIEALEFLENEPEEGYDIVKYMSFEESVFFLCIKVRDVVNKLYVVEAIDLLAEAMKLTIYIKSKE from the coding sequence ATGAATGCAAAAATTGAACTTATTAAAGAGATATACCAACTGCAAGATGACGATCTAAAGAAGCGAAAAGAGGCATTACAAAAGATAGAGCCTTATGTGAATGAGATAATGGACAAGTTTTACGAAAAGCTCTTGCAAAAAGAGGAATTTACGAAATTCATTCCGGTTGAAAGAATCCCAGAACTCAAAAGAAAACAGATCAAGTTTGTTGCCCAGTTACTCTCTAAACCTTTTGATGAGGAGCTGTATAACAAAATCGCAAAAGTGGCCATTGCGCACTATCACATCAGACTCGATCCGATTCTGCTTTCATACGGCTATCATCTGCTCAGTGAACTCATCTTGGAGCTTTCTCAAAAAGAACCTGCTATCTTGCCCTATCTCAAGCTCATTATCAAGTATTTAAAAGTATCAGAAGAGATCATGAAAGAGGAGTATTTTTCGCAAAAAACGCTGGCAGAGTCTCCTTACAGGGCAAATGATCTTTTTATTGCAGTCAATAGCCTTCATATGGCATATATTCGATGCAAAAGCTCTTTTGAAGCGTTGAAAGTAGACAAAGAAGCAAAAGAGCTTTTTAAAAAGAGTTTGGAGGAGCTCAAAGAGTATAAAGATGTTTTGGAAGAGGCGGGTTTTCATCTAGCAACTATTAAAAGATTTTGTACGCAGTTTTCCAATGAGCCAAATGAGAAGAATTTAGGGGCACTGAAAAATGCTATCATCAAGCCACTCAATAACATCAATGTCACAGCATATCTTTCTTTAACAAGTTCTCTTGCTACAATGCGGGCAATGACCGATATTGTGTATACAAGAAGTATTATAAACGATACAAAGTTGACGATAGAGACAGTCCAGCACAATATGTATAAGCTATTGAGTGAAAATTATGGATGGGCGATAGAAGCATTGGAGTTTTTAGAGAATGAACCGGAAGAGGGCTATGATATTGTTAAATATATGAGTTTTGAAGAGAGTGTCTTTTTTCTTTGTATCAAAGTAAGAGATGTTGTAAATAAACTCTATGTCGTTGAAGCAATCGATCTGTTGGCAGAAGCTATGAAGTTGACAATCTATATCAAAAGCAAGGAATGA
- a CDS encoding FeoA family protein: protein MSKKLLSQMEPKERGIIKKIGDIGELKRRLLELGALTKVPVEVVRIAPFGDPIEIKIGNTYLALRKSEANKIEVELFKDKR from the coding sequence ATGAGTAAAAAGCTGCTTTCCCAAATGGAGCCAAAAGAGCGGGGGATCATCAAAAAAATCGGTGATATAGGTGAGCTGAAGCGACGTCTTTTAGAGCTTGGTGCTCTTACAAAAGTTCCCGTAGAAGTAGTGCGAATCGCTCCTTTTGGCGATCCTATCGAGATAAAGATAGGCAATACCTATTTGGCGCTTCGAAAGAGTGAGGCAAACAAAATTGAGGTGGAACTTTTCAAGGATAAAAGATGA
- the feoB gene encoding ferrous iron transport protein B, whose product MITIAFVGNPNVGKTALINDIAGSDLQVGNWPGVTVEKKEVTFTYHDEKIHLIDLPGTYTLTPYSIEEKVTRNVICSEQIDGIINVVDVTDIRRNMYLTLELIDLQKPLVIALNMFDEFSKRGYELDIDRLQEILGVACVPTIGSKGVGTKRLIQEIFKAVQSKKKPNIIFYQEHIEKEIAFLIKKMESEDCGLKRFFAIKLLEGDEFAIRKVVQMDPAIVQAAKEARERLQRHFGMSVKEFIVQDRYQKIDKILDEVLKKPLVDRVLLSDRIDNFVLHKWLGIPFFVVIMFLMFKITFDGSAPIVDWMNGFFENFLASHLRASMHAFPPWMVSLFVDGVLSGVGLVLSFLPLLAFLYFFMALLEESGYMARVSFLLDRLAAGLGVKGNAFISLIVGFGCNVPAVYSTRTLNSLRERIIVTLMIPFMSCSARLPIYALFTALFFTHYQALIILSMYLLGIVVALFVGFLANRLLPKQETKPFFLELPTYHMPTLQAIWRSMKPRLADFVTRAGTVIVAASIIVWAIMSLPPSSTPQTSYLAKTAQKIAPLFKPLGFGEHWEPVAALIPGTLAKEVVIGSLGTIYGVENEKKEVAKTSWFDDLLDQAKALQKALKESLLNITTLQIASLQGEQTSSLLMQKLRSQIATPAAALSYMIFVLLYIPCVSTMAAIKEEFGWKLMVFEVLFLPVLAYFITFFLYLVAKYFL is encoded by the coding sequence ATGATCACCATAGCATTTGTAGGTAATCCCAATGTAGGTAAAACGGCACTGATCAACGATATTGCCGGAAGCGATCTTCAGGTCGGCAACTGGCCTGGAGTGACGGTAGAGAAAAAAGAGGTGACATTTACCTATCACGATGAAAAGATTCATCTTATAGATTTACCTGGGACATATACATTAACACCATACTCCATCGAAGAAAAAGTGACAAGAAATGTTATCTGCTCTGAACAAATTGATGGCATTATCAATGTAGTGGATGTCACGGACATCAGGCGTAATATGTATTTGACCCTTGAGCTCATTGATTTGCAAAAGCCACTTGTAATTGCCCTTAATATGTTTGATGAGTTTAGTAAAAGAGGGTATGAACTTGATATCGATAGGCTTCAAGAGATTTTGGGGGTTGCCTGTGTGCCCACAATAGGCTCAAAGGGCGTTGGAACAAAAAGACTTATACAAGAGATTTTTAAAGCAGTCCAATCCAAAAAGAAGCCAAATATAATTTTTTATCAAGAGCATATCGAAAAGGAGATCGCCTTTTTGATCAAAAAGATGGAGAGTGAAGATTGCGGGTTAAAAAGATTTTTTGCCATCAAGCTTTTAGAAGGTGATGAATTTGCCATCAGGAAAGTTGTGCAGATGGACCCTGCTATCGTTCAGGCAGCCAAGGAGGCAAGAGAGCGGTTGCAGCGCCATTTTGGCATGAGTGTCAAAGAGTTTATCGTACAAGACAGATACCAAAAGATAGACAAGATTTTGGATGAGGTACTGAAAAAGCCATTGGTTGACAGAGTTCTTTTGAGTGATAGAATCGACAATTTCGTACTTCATAAATGGCTTGGTATTCCTTTTTTTGTGGTGATAATGTTTTTGATGTTTAAAATAACCTTTGATGGCAGTGCTCCGATAGTGGATTGGATGAATGGATTTTTTGAAAATTTTTTAGCATCTCATCTAAGAGCTTCCATGCATGCTTTTCCCCCTTGGATGGTATCGCTTTTTGTAGATGGTGTATTGAGTGGTGTGGGTCTGGTTCTTTCGTTTTTACCACTTTTAGCCTTCTTATACTTTTTTATGGCTCTTTTGGAAGAGAGCGGCTATATGGCAAGAGTGAGCTTTTTGCTTGATCGATTGGCTGCCGGGCTTGGGGTGAAGGGAAACGCCTTTATCTCTTTGATTGTCGGATTTGGATGTAATGTACCAGCGGTCTATTCTACAAGAACATTAAATTCCCTTCGAGAACGAATCATTGTAACACTGATGATTCCTTTTATGAGTTGCAGTGCGAGATTGCCTATCTATGCCCTTTTTACGGCACTCTTTTTTACGCACTATCAAGCACTCATCATTTTGTCGATGTATCTGCTAGGCATAGTTGTTGCACTCTTTGTGGGATTTTTGGCAAACAGACTTTTGCCAAAACAGGAGACAAAACCCTTTTTCTTGGAGCTTCCTACCTATCATATGCCAACATTGCAAGCGATATGGCGATCGATGAAACCTAGACTTGCCGATTTTGTCACACGAGCCGGCACCGTGATTGTTGCAGCCTCTATCATTGTATGGGCCATTATGAGTCTTCCCCCTTCATCCACTCCTCAAACATCTTACCTAGCAAAAACCGCTCAAAAAATTGCTCCTCTTTTTAAACCTCTTGGCTTTGGTGAGCACTGGGAGCCTGTGGCGGCACTCATTCCAGGAACGCTGGCCAAAGAGGTTGTGATAGGCTCCCTTGGAACCATTTATGGTGTGGAAAATGAAAAAAAAGAGGTAGCAAAGACTTCATGGTTCGATGATCTTTTGGATCAGGCAAAAGCTTTGCAAAAAGCATTGAAAGAATCACTACTCAATATAACAACCCTGCAGATTGCATCACTGCAAGGCGAGCAAACCTCAAGCCTGTTGATGCAAAAATTGCGCAGCCAAATCGCAACTCCGGCTGCTGCTTTGTCGTACATGATCTTTGTTTTACTCTATATTCCATGTGTCTCAACAATGGCGGCCATCAAAGAGGAGTTTGGCTGGAAACTTATGGTGTTTGAAGTGCTGTTTTTGCCGGTTTTAGCCTATTTTATTACCTTTTTTCTCTACTTGGTAGCTAAATATTTTCTTTAG
- a CDS encoding nitrous oxide reductase family maturation protein NosD — protein sequence MVIRYLFLLSTILSWCYSAVLQNAINNAKPSSIINISNGTFHETIIIDKPLTIKAKNCTIEGTKKGSVITIKSSNVHISGMHIKGSGDRRDTMDAAVVMEGVGNVTIKNCTIDNSLFGIVAHYSSNLVFKNNSIASFPEKVVDNRGDFIRLWGCNNVLIQNNHLFQGRDLSINRSNNILIQNNQIEHARYGILAMMDHNLTASLNKIFDMYAGIYLKGGAQISLIHNTIFDTRLATGTGILLSHGKKIFVRHNRIFACAQGVYIDSSPAEIGMRRYIEHNIFSNNFTALHFHSAICNNTITNNDFLGNLNDVVRDLSKIKKANNIIEKNYWDRYQGFDQNKDGFGDIPYQILLYADRLWQNDHHLQFFYATPIFSLLDFIERLAPFSEPEKLLKDRLPRMEPVNH from the coding sequence ATGGTTATCAGATATCTTTTTCTTCTATCAACCATTTTGTCCTGGTGCTATAGCGCTGTTTTGCAAAACGCCATCAACAACGCAAAACCCAGCTCCATTATCAACATCTCTAATGGCACCTTCCATGAAACTATCATCATCGATAAACCGCTTACTATCAAAGCCAAAAATTGTACGATTGAAGGAACAAAAAAAGGGAGTGTCATCACGATCAAATCTTCCAATGTACACATCAGCGGAATGCATATCAAAGGAAGCGGCGATCGCAGGGATACGATGGATGCCGCAGTTGTAATGGAAGGTGTCGGCAATGTAACAATAAAAAATTGTACAATCGATAATTCGCTTTTTGGTATTGTGGCGCACTATAGCAGCAATCTTGTTTTTAAAAACAACTCTATCGCATCTTTTCCAGAAAAAGTTGTGGATAACCGAGGCGATTTTATCCGCCTTTGGGGATGCAACAATGTCCTCATTCAAAACAATCATCTTTTTCAAGGACGGGATCTTTCCATCAATCGCTCAAACAACATTTTGATACAAAACAACCAAATTGAACATGCAAGGTACGGGATTTTAGCGATGATGGACCATAACCTCACAGCCTCTTTGAATAAAATTTTTGATATGTATGCAGGGATCTACCTCAAAGGGGGCGCTCAAATCAGCCTTATCCACAACACAATTTTTGATACGCGTCTTGCAACGGGAACTGGTATTTTACTCTCTCACGGCAAAAAGATTTTTGTGCGGCACAACCGCATCTTTGCCTGTGCCCAAGGAGTCTATATCGATTCATCTCCAGCTGAAATTGGCATGCGCCGCTATATCGAACACAATATATTTTCCAACAACTTCACAGCTTTGCATTTTCATTCTGCCATTTGCAACAACACCATTACAAACAACGACTTTCTCGGTAACTTAAACGATGTGGTCAGGGATCTATCAAAAATCAAAAAAGCAAACAATATCATCGAAAAAAACTACTGGGATCGCTACCAGGGATTTGATCAAAACAAAGACGGCTTTGGTGATATCCCCTACCAAATCCTTCTCTATGCCGATAGACTTTGGCAAAACGATCACCACCTGCAGTTTTTCTATGCTACTCCAATCTTTTCACTTTTAGACTTTATCGAGCGTCTCGCACCTTTTAGCGAACCAGAAAAGCTTTTGAAAGATAGGCTCCCCCGAATGGAGCCAGTGAATCACTAA
- a CDS encoding DedA family protein, with protein MIDQIASLLVHFAEQAGYFGVYLYMFLVGTFIPVPSEILLIPSGYLASTGIKSYWLLLFSGALGSLSGALLNYHLAKWLVQKYRHKKMIQKTILFFKHHGKISVFLAPLTPGLGQYISIPAGISHMPLTSFIPLTFLANLIWVGFMLLIGYLFGKGKEAHSMEIWFSLILLGFVIFSATLYVFKELKKEKIE; from the coding sequence ATGATTGATCAAATCGCTTCTTTGCTTGTGCATTTCGCTGAGCAAGCAGGATATTTTGGTGTATACCTATATATGTTTTTGGTGGGTACCTTTATTCCCGTACCAAGTGAAATTTTGCTTATTCCTTCCGGGTATCTTGCCTCCACAGGAATAAAGAGCTACTGGCTGCTTCTTTTCAGTGGGGCTTTGGGAAGTTTGAGTGGAGCACTGCTGAACTATCATCTTGCAAAATGGCTTGTTCAAAAATATCGCCATAAAAAGATGATTCAAAAAACGATTCTTTTTTTCAAGCATCATGGAAAGATCTCTGTCTTTTTGGCTCCCCTTACCCCTGGACTTGGACAGTATATCTCCATTCCTGCCGGAATTTCTCATATGCCGCTTACAAGCTTTATACCTCTCACCTTTTTAGCAAATCTCATCTGGGTAGGATTTATGCTGCTGATTGGATACCTGTTTGGAAAAGGCAAAGAAGCGCACAGCATGGAAATCTGGTTTAGTTTGATTTTACTTGGATTTGTCATCTTCTCAGCAACCCTCTATGTTTTTAAAGAGCTCAAAAAAGAGAAAATTGAATAA
- a CDS encoding YdcF family protein: protein MIYIVSKLFTYTLLPPALFVWGFLLLGFKHFKKIAFSFALLLYLLSTNIVGSWLLTPLENWKFATSKEEPKYVVVLGGGYDRGTLFPTSASSTERILTGLYVARTKNLPLVFTGIEAKDAQKTIQTLQKTFSVKLPVLYEDKSLDTYQNAAFTAKKISQTSIYLVTSAYHLPRAYKLFKHFGFSVTPISCDYQTKDDITVWDLFPSMGGLKKSYIAIHEYVGLLSLILRNIDD from the coding sequence TTGATCTACATTGTATCCAAACTTTTTACCTATACTCTTTTGCCCCCAGCCCTTTTTGTCTGGGGCTTTTTGCTTCTTGGCTTCAAACACTTCAAAAAAATTGCATTTTCTTTTGCTTTGCTACTGTATCTTTTATCTACAAATATCGTAGGCAGTTGGCTTCTTACCCCTTTGGAAAACTGGAAGTTTGCAACTTCAAAGGAAGAGCCAAAATATGTTGTCGTTCTTGGAGGAGGCTATGATCGAGGAACACTTTTTCCTACGTCCGCTTCTTCAACAGAGAGAATCTTGACAGGATTATATGTAGCCAGAACGAAAAATCTACCTCTTGTTTTTACCGGAATAGAGGCCAAAGATGCCCAAAAAACTATTCAAACTTTGCAAAAAACCTTTTCTGTGAAATTACCGGTTTTGTATGAAGACAAAAGTTTAGATACCTATCAAAATGCCGCCTTTACAGCCAAAAAAATTTCACAAACATCAATCTATCTCGTCACTTCAGCCTACCACTTGCCAAGAGCATACAAACTTTTTAAACATTTCGGATTTTCCGTAACACCCATTTCATGTGATTATCAAACAAAAGATGATATAACAGTATGGGATCTTTTTCCATCTATGGGAGGTCTAAAAAAAAGCTATATTGCCATTCATGAATATGTGGGACTGTTGAGCCTGATTTTGAGGAATATCGATGATTGA
- the purM gene encoding phosphoribosylformylglycinamidine cyclo-ligase, translating to MSISYKESGVDIDAGAKLVEEIKPYVQATFNENVLGNIGGFAGGFALPKGYKEPVLFGATDGVGTKLKLAIEAKKFDTVGIDLVAMCVNDLICSFAEPLFFLDYYATAKLDVDEAKEVIKGIAKGCEEAQCALIGGETAEMPGMYREGDFDLAGFSVGIAERNELENRPELKAGDILVALPSSGIHSNGYSLVRKLFFEKLGKSLDDEFNGKPLKEVLLEPTRIYVQTYKKLKNHIKALAHITGGGIVENLPRVLPNNLKAVIEKNKIQTLPIFDFIAQYVDEEEMYKTFNMGVGMILVIDPKDVDAVLEQSDGYIIGSLQEGTKGVELL from the coding sequence ATGAGCATCAGCTATAAAGAGAGTGGCGTCGATATCGATGCGGGAGCGAAACTGGTTGAAGAGATAAAACCATATGTCCAAGCGACATTCAATGAAAATGTTTTAGGAAACATTGGAGGGTTTGCAGGAGGATTTGCCCTGCCTAAAGGCTATAAAGAGCCTGTACTGTTTGGTGCCACAGATGGCGTAGGGACCAAACTCAAGCTCGCCATTGAAGCCAAAAAATTTGATACGGTTGGAATTGATTTAGTAGCAATGTGTGTTAATGATTTGATTTGCAGCTTTGCTGAGCCTCTTTTTTTCCTCGATTACTACGCAACGGCTAAACTGGATGTGGATGAAGCAAAAGAGGTGATCAAAGGCATTGCAAAGGGCTGCGAGGAAGCGCAGTGCGCTTTGATTGGCGGCGAGACAGCAGAAATGCCGGGAATGTACAGGGAGGGGGATTTTGACCTGGCTGGATTTTCAGTGGGAATAGCAGAGAGAAATGAACTAGAAAACAGGCCCGAACTGAAAGCTGGAGACATTTTGGTTGCACTTCCTTCATCCGGAATCCACTCCAACGGCTACTCACTGGTACGAAAACTCTTTTTTGAAAAGCTTGGAAAAAGTTTGGATGATGAATTTAATGGCAAGCCACTCAAAGAGGTTTTGCTGGAGCCTACAAGAATCTATGTACAAACCTATAAAAAACTCAAAAACCATATTAAAGCCTTGGCGCACATCACAGGTGGGGGCATTGTGGAAAATCTGCCAAGAGTGTTACCGAACAATCTCAAAGCAGTGATCGAAAAAAACAAAATTCAAACATTACCTATTTTTGATTTTATCGCCCAGTATGTGGATGAAGAGGAGATGTACAAAACTTTCAATATGGGCGTTGGCATGATTTTGGTCATTGATCCAAAAGATGTAGACGCTGTTTTAGAACAGAGTGATGGATACATCATTGGATCTCTTCAAGAAGGTACAAAGGGAGTAGAGCTTCTTTGA
- the speE gene encoding polyamine aminopropyltransferase: protein MWFEEVHNDFFKQGVKVESKIYEAKSKYQTIEVYESKEFGRILVIDGHGMLCDKDEFIYHEMMAHVPVCTHKEPRRALVIGGGDGGVAKELLRHPQMEVDIVEIDEEVVNVCKEYFPNIGDWDNPRLNLMIDDGIEFIKNVPADTYDLILVDSTDPEGPAEGLFNRTFYAHVFKALKEDGIVVAQGESWWIDMPLHKQIMGVIGEFFKIVMPYRFEMYMYPGCNWNFILGSKLYHPTADIILQRADLIEGLRYYNSDIHKASFVLPNYVKQELGDLYKW from the coding sequence ATGTGGTTCGAAGAGGTTCATAACGATTTTTTTAAACAGGGCGTAAAAGTAGAATCAAAAATATATGAAGCAAAGAGCAAATATCAGACAATCGAAGTGTATGAGAGCAAAGAGTTTGGTCGGATTTTAGTGATAGATGGGCATGGGATGCTCTGTGACAAAGATGAGTTTATCTATCATGAGATGATGGCGCATGTGCCAGTTTGCACCCACAAAGAGCCAAGAAGAGCGTTAGTGATTGGTGGTGGTGATGGAGGGGTGGCAAAAGAGCTGCTCAGGCACCCACAGATGGAAGTAGATATTGTGGAGATCGATGAAGAAGTAGTCAATGTCTGCAAGGAGTATTTTCCAAATATAGGCGATTGGGACAATCCAAGACTCAATCTCATGATTGATGATGGTATTGAGTTTATCAAAAATGTTCCTGCAGATACGTATGATTTGATTTTGGTGGATTCCACCGATCCAGAAGGACCAGCAGAGGGACTTTTCAATAGAACCTTTTACGCGCACGTTTTTAAAGCTCTCAAAGAGGATGGTATCGTTGTAGCGCAAGGAGAGAGCTGGTGGATCGATATGCCACTGCACAAACAGATCATGGGTGTGATTGGAGAGTTTTTCAAAATCGTCATGCCCTATCGGTTTGAGATGTATATGTATCCTGGATGCAACTGGAACTTTATCCTTGGAAGCAAACTGTATCATCCAACAGCAGATATCATTTTGCAGCGAGCCGATTTGATTGAGGGATTACGATATTACAATTCCGATATCCATAAAGCCTCTTTTGTGCTTCCAAATTATGTAAAACAAGAGCTTGGAGATCTGTATAAGTGGTAG
- the coaE gene encoding dephospho-CoA kinase (Dephospho-CoA kinase (CoaE) performs the final step in coenzyme A biosynthesis.) encodes MVDPFQHAIALTGGIATGKSTVCNLLKLHGFHIIDADEVAHQVLDASSDEIAKMFGEKFVHDGKVDRKALGKVIFHDSAKRKALEHLLHPKIKQKITELAKKEERFKVPYIIDIPLFFETKNYDISPVVVVYAPKEQQIQRLMKRERLPLEEASRRVSLQMDIEEKKKLADFIIDNSKDLKHLQKEVEKFVELIKDKYAVS; translated from the coding sequence GTGGTAGATCCTTTTCAACACGCAATCGCTCTTACTGGCGGTATCGCCACGGGTAAGAGTACAGTTTGCAATCTTTTGAAACTGCATGGGTTTCATATCATTGATGCCGATGAGGTGGCACACCAGGTTTTGGATGCCTCTTCAGATGAGATAGCAAAAATGTTTGGCGAGAAGTTTGTGCATGATGGAAAAGTGGATCGAAAAGCTCTAGGAAAAGTGATATTTCATGACAGTGCCAAACGAAAAGCTTTGGAGCATCTGCTGCACCCAAAAATCAAACAAAAAATTACAGAGCTTGCCAAAAAAGAGGAGCGTTTTAAAGTTCCTTATATAATAGATATTCCTCTTTTTTTCGAGACAAAAAACTACGATATATCCCCGGTTGTAGTGGTTTATGCACCAAAAGAGCAGCAGATTCAACGGTTGATGAAACGAGAAAGACTTCCTTTGGAAGAGGCGAGTAGAAGAGTCTCTTTGCAGATGGATATTGAAGAGAAAAAGAAACTAGCCGATTTTATTATCGACAACTCCAAGGACCTGAAACATCTGCAAAAAGAGGTAGAGAAGTTTGTAGAGCTTATAAAGGATAAGTATGCAGTTAGTTAA